TGCACTCCTCCTCAATGATCCTCTGAACCTCTTCTTCAGAACCCCCACCCGTACCAGCACCGATGAGAGGCATTGCCAGAGATTGATACCCATGCTCAATCGCCGCATCCATGGCTGATTTTGCAGACTTGCGCACGGATGCTTCGGAGGAACACCAGTGATGGTTGATCCCGGCCACATGAATAATGGCCTTAAACGGAAGTCTGCCCGCAGAAGTGACTGCGGCGCCTCCTAAAGGCAACACGCCATGACGGCGAAGTTCCCTGAAGGGAGCAAACCCTGCTCTGCTTTTGATTGCTCCCGAAACACCTTTTGGGATTAGAAGCCACCAGGGAATGAGATTGCGGTTCCAGGGATTGACGATGGCATCAACGTTTTGATCAAGCAAGTCACCGTCAACGACAACAAGATTTTGTTTATTCATGATTTATAACAAACCATTCATCCTGACGATGTTCCTCAACTGATAGCTTTAGCGCCTCATACCGTATAAATATTTCATTCACAATTAGGATCTTATTTTATAACAGTTGACTTACTCATGAAATCCAGAGAAACCTTATAGTTAGCCGCATGTTCTCAACCTGTCGGGTAATCATCATCTGCCAGTCACGGTGAGGGGATCGTGATGAAAGTTAAGAAGAACAGGAAATTATGCATGGAAATATTACGAATCCGGCAGTTTTTTTCGTCTTGCGCCTGCCAAGGAATTCGGATGCCGACAAAACGTTGTCCGGTTGCTGACCGAATTCGACGAGAATACTACCCGCAAGAACAAGCCACAACCATGATCGTCACTGATGTATGGATGTAAATATTGAATCTGTCAAGGTAATTCAGATTGTCAGGGAAAACAGCGGGCGACCTTTCGTAAGTCATGTTTTATAAACATTCTTAAGGGAGGGCTGTTTTATGGTGCTGCTGGATGCGTTTCGTCAAGGAGATGTTTACCTCGACTACCCCTTCGAGGATGTCAAGTTCCGCTATGAGAAGCAGACGGGAAAGGTCTTTCGCCGATTTTACGGGCAAGCCGAGGAGGAGGTGAGCCATAGCTCCAATCTGTACCATGATGCCATATCGGCCGGGAAGCAGATCACCCGCGAGGAGTACTTCCGTGATTGATGGAAAAGATATTTTCGTCCAAAGGCGCTACCAAACCGACCCGTTCGAGACCTTCTGAGCAACTGCTGTGCGTCGATGCCGGCGAGTTTGCAGATCCACACACACGAAAAAGATAGCTTCCATTTGCCAACAAAATTGCAAACTTCCATATAATGCCCCATTGCAGTCAGAAACAAACAGAAGATCTCTGGTATCCTGGAAGGTCCAATAAAAGCAGAAATTCAGCCCGAGATGTGGTACATGATTCGAGGGTGAGTCAGTTCTGTAACTTAACGATTAAATTGTATTATTTAACAACAAGATCGGGATGGAGCAGATTGAAACGATGAAAAAGAAGTGGTTATTCCTTCTTTTATTTTGTGCACTTGCCGTGGCGTTACTCGCGTTGTTCTTTATGAAAAAGGACGTCGGACAACCTCGCTATTTCAAAGATCAGGCCTATTATTACGAAACGCTACGGGCTCTTTCTCGCTGTTCCAGCAGGGGAACTGACGTTGCCGAAATCTATGCCACAATAAAGGGTATCCCCTCCGGCAACGAGCAGGAATGGTTTCGTGCCTGGGAAAGGACGGCCATCCGCATCGAGAAACGGGCGGAAAGTCTAAAGGATCCGATCAGCCGCGGCTGGGCCTATTTCCGCGCGCATAATTACCGTCGTTCGGCCGAGTTCTTTTTGATGGCAAGCGATCCTAAACGACCTGAAAGCTATTCCAAGTGTGTCGAAGCCTTCTATAAAGGTCTCGACAGCCTGAAGGTCAATTACGAGAGGATCCACGTTCCCTATGAGGGCAAATCGCTGCAGGCGGTATATTATCCGGGGCCGTCGGGATCGGAACGGAAACCCCTCATCGTTGCGATGCCCGGTTTTGACGGCATGCAAGAGGAGGTCTATTTCACAATCGCCTCGGCGGCAACGCAGCACGGTTACTCTGTTTTGACGTTTGACGGCCCGGGACAGGGATCCGCATTGCGCAATCAAAATCTCAAGTTCACTGCTCAATGGGAAAAACCCGTGGCTGCCGTATTGGACGAATTCCTGCGCACTCATCAAAGGCCAACAAAAATCGTGCTTTTCGGAAGCAGTTTCGGAGGTTATCTGGCGCCCCGGGCAGCTGCCTTTGAAAAGAGGGTCGACGGAGTTGTTGCCTATGATGTGTTTTTCGATTTTCAGGAAGTCTTCCTCCATCGCATTCCTCCGTTTGCCAGGACTGCGATGCGCTATCTATTGGATAACAAAATGGATGGTACGGTGGGATTCCTTATCAACGTGAGATCTTGGCTCGACCCGAGCCTTCGGTGGGGTTTTGCCAATCTTCGTTGGACGATGGGCGATGGTGAGCCGGCAGAATTGTACCGCCGCCTGGCCGCTTATTCCTTGAAGGATGCGGCGAAGAGCATCCGGTGTGATGTTCTAATCTTTGGTGGGAAAAACGACCACTTCATTCCTGAAAATCAAATCAAGGACTTTCAACAAAGCCTCATCAATGCGAGGAGTGTGTCCACGTTTGTCTATTCTGAGGAAACCGGTGGAGACCAGCACTGCCAGCAGGGTGCCATGATGCTCTGGCAGGAAGACTTCTTTGATTGGCTGAAGGAAAAATTCCCTCCATCAAATCATGTGAAGTAGAGAAGAATTCCGTGTTCGTCAGTTCGTGTAATAGCTTAAATGGAGGACTCCTTGGAGGAAAAATCAATGAAATGGAGGACGCTGTAAGATGAACTATTCTTTCTTCAGGAAGAATGCAGAAAAAGTCCGGCAGGCGATGCAGAAAGAGGGAATCGATGTGTTGATCCTGACGCATCAGCAAAAGTACTCCTATGTCGCCGGAACGTTCCACAACGACTTCAACCTCGGGAACTGCCTGTTCGTGTGGGCAAAGGAAGAGCCCACGCTCCTGGTCTCGCTTGCGGAGATGGGAAGGCTCATGACGGAGGGCTACATCAAGGACATTCGCTTCTGGATGCCTGCGTATGCCGGCATCGAGCCCATCAGCTTTCTGGACACGGTTGTCACGATCCTTCGTGAGCGCGAATGCCACAATAAGGTGATCGCCGTGGAAATGCCGTCCATTGCCTACCTGATGTACGACCACCTCGCCAAAAACCTGCCCGATGCAACCATCGTGGACGGCGAAAAGATGATCAACGACGTCATGATGAAAAAGGACGAGGAGGAACTGGCGCTGATTCGCCGCGCCTGCGGCATCGCCGATGCGGGCACCCGGAAAATCCTTGAAAACGTTCGGGTCGGAGTTACCGAGGCGGAGCTGATCGGCCATGCCGAGCTTGAAATGCGGCGGCTGGGCGCCTCCTATTACTACACGCCGAACCAGTGCCTCTTTACATCCCAGATGGGCTACGGCGATCACCTGCCGACCGACAGGATTCTCGTAAACGGAGACCGGATCTATTACGACCTGCATCCCGTCTGGGACGAATACCGTACGGACAGCTTCCGGACGCTGGCGTTTGGGAAACAGTCAAAGGATTACATGAAGATGGTCGATTTTATCAGGCCGGTCATCGAGGAATTGAACGGGATGTTTGTGCCCGGTGCGAGCACCAAGGAAATCGAGAAATGGTATATCAGCCGTCTCGCAGAAGGCGGGTATCCAGATTTCGGATCCGTTCCCCTCGGGCACGGGATCGGAACAGGCCATCTGCCCCCGACTTTTTGCCACGACGACGACTACATCCTTGAAGAAAACGTCATGATCGTTCCCTGTGCGCACATCTACGATTTCAAGACCAATTGCGGCGTATTCGCACTGGAATATGTCGTTTGCGTGAAACCCGGAAAAGCGGAGGTCTTTACGAAATACCCGCTGGATTTGATTACCATCGAATAGAAAGATTCAGACCCACAGCCCATGCAGGACAAGTTTCTGCATGGGCGAATCCATTCCGAGGACATAACGCCTTACTTTTCCTGCATCAATTCCTGGAAACAGGTGTTATGTACCCGGTTAATTCTTCTGCGAAAACCGTACTTCTCCGAGTGGCGATACTGCTGTGGGAAAGTGGCTCGTTACATCATCCGGGCGTCCTCCTCCCGGGAACGAATGACCTATATGGAACAGGAGGGAAAAGATGTCTATGATGTCAAAGGCGGGATGTCCGCATAGAAGACATCGCCGGCTGGTCGGCGATCGAGAAGCAGTGTTGTTGACAAGATCAACCCGATAATCTATAGGGTTGACCGCTGGCTATGCTATGTTTAGCAGCATAACACCGAGTCAGGTCCTGCAGTTGAAAAGGGCCATTGTCTTTAGAAGGAAAAAGGAAATGTCCATTTTGCTTTATAACCAGAGAATATGAGGCGCCTTTAGAGAATCTGGAGGATTCTCTTTGCAGGCACCACCCGCCACGATCCCACCTCAGACCGAATAGGCCCGGACCTGTCCTGCCGCGGTGAGAGCGGCGGGGACCAGGAATGATGCCGTGTTTGGTCATCAGAATCCAAACAGCATTCCTCAATCTTATTCTCGTTTGAAGGGCAACTGTCATGCCGTCATTGCACCTGTGTGCGTCTGACGGCCTGTCGTGTGTGTGTTGACGACACACTCGTCCGGCCCCGGGGAAGGCAAGTCCCGATCGGTTCCAGCCGATCGAAGGCATGGCCGCTGCGTCCTTCAAAACATCGGCAGTGAACCAGCATTGTGCGCTCCGAGCCGCCGGTCCTAAAGAGATCTTCCATGGGCGGCGGACAATGGGTGCAGTTGGAAACGGCTGCGCCTCCCGTGCTCGGAAAGGAGAAAGCGATGACGGGAAATCCAACAGAGAAAGGAGTGTATGGTTATGGATGTAAGCAGAAGAGGGTTCCTGAAGCTCTCCGGTACGGCCCTGGCCGCCAGCGGTATCGGCATCGGACTCAGGCCCGTATCGGCGTATGCCCAACCGCTGAAGATCCAGTATGCCAAGGAGTACACGACGATCTGCCCGTACTGTTCCGTCGGCTGCAGCATCATCGTCTCCGTCCGCAAAGGCGTGGTGGTTAACACGGAGGGTGATCCCGACAGCCCGATCAACCGCGGGTCCCTG
This window of the Syntrophales bacterium genome carries:
- a CDS encoding macro domain-containing protein, with the protein product MNKQNLVVVDGDLLDQNVDAIVNPWNRNLIPWWLLIPKGVSGAIKSRAGFAPFRELRRHGVLPLGGAAVTSAGRLPFKAIIHVAGINHHWCSSEASVRKSAKSAMDAAIEHGYQSLAMPLIGAGTGGGSEEEVQRIIEEECKRSAFDGQVVIVRFKAKEWPYGNCYCDLWNKSPETLEKQGVPKGFCGLCDNCGEPGHLLHFPGAVPFTGAWCKKHYYRAMILHPMGGIGSFIWGSGALLIVWYLFFKG
- a CDS encoding alpha/beta fold hydrolase, whose amino-acid sequence is MEQIETMKKKWLFLLLFCALAVALLALFFMKKDVGQPRYFKDQAYYYETLRALSRCSSRGTDVAEIYATIKGIPSGNEQEWFRAWERTAIRIEKRAESLKDPISRGWAYFRAHNYRRSAEFFLMASDPKRPESYSKCVEAFYKGLDSLKVNYERIHVPYEGKSLQAVYYPGPSGSERKPLIVAMPGFDGMQEEVYFTIASAATQHGYSVLTFDGPGQGSALRNQNLKFTAQWEKPVAAVLDEFLRTHQRPTKIVLFGSSFGGYLAPRAAAFEKRVDGVVAYDVFFDFQEVFLHRIPPFARTAMRYLLDNKMDGTVGFLINVRSWLDPSLRWGFANLRWTMGDGEPAELYRRLAAYSLKDAAKSIRCDVLIFGGKNDHFIPENQIKDFQQSLINARSVSTFVYSEETGGDQHCQQGAMMLWQEDFFDWLKEKFPPSNHVK
- a CDS encoding Xaa-Pro peptidase family protein, with the protein product MNYSFFRKNAEKVRQAMQKEGIDVLILTHQQKYSYVAGTFHNDFNLGNCLFVWAKEEPTLLVSLAEMGRLMTEGYIKDIRFWMPAYAGIEPISFLDTVVTILRERECHNKVIAVEMPSIAYLMYDHLAKNLPDATIVDGEKMINDVMMKKDEEELALIRRACGIADAGTRKILENVRVGVTEAELIGHAELEMRRLGASYYYTPNQCLFTSQMGYGDHLPTDRILVNGDRIYYDLHPVWDEYRTDSFRTLAFGKQSKDYMKMVDFIRPVIEELNGMFVPGASTKEIEKWYISRLAEGGYPDFGSVPLGHGIGTGHLPPTFCHDDDYILEENVMIVPCAHIYDFKTNCGVFALEYVVCVKPGKAEVFTKYPLDLITIE